One region of Baekduia soli genomic DNA includes:
- a CDS encoding methylated-DNA--[protein]-cysteine S-methyltransferase yields MRTYTLIGADGAPHASAEPGTLGGHRRSRIYGTLDCPGAARAIARGGYVADRVFFADAATAVAAGYRPCATCLPAAHRAWRAQDAGRVLVHARAATPIGDVLLVADEAAGALCEIRFDAAAVPGGSRPGRGGVLAEAAAQLAAYTAGTATTFDLPLAPAGGGPFERRVWAHVATVGHGATTTYGAIAAALGRPGAARAVGAANARNPLPIVVPCHRVIGAQGALTGYAGGLAAKRTLLAHEGALPAAA; encoded by the coding sequence ATGCGGACCTACACCCTGATCGGCGCCGACGGCGCCCCCCACGCGAGCGCGGAGCCCGGGACCCTGGGCGGCCACCGCCGCAGCCGGATCTACGGCACGCTGGACTGCCCCGGCGCGGCGCGCGCCATCGCCCGCGGCGGCTACGTCGCCGACCGCGTGTTCTTCGCCGACGCGGCGACCGCGGTCGCCGCGGGCTACCGGCCCTGCGCCACCTGCCTGCCCGCGGCCCACCGCGCCTGGCGCGCGCAGGACGCCGGCCGCGTGCTCGTGCACGCCCGGGCGGCGACCCCCATCGGCGACGTCCTGCTCGTCGCCGACGAGGCGGCCGGGGCGCTGTGCGAGATCCGCTTCGACGCGGCCGCGGTGCCCGGCGGCTCGCGGCCGGGCCGCGGCGGCGTGCTGGCCGAGGCCGCCGCGCAGCTGGCCGCCTACACGGCCGGCACGGCGACGACCTTCGACCTGCCGCTGGCGCCCGCGGGCGGCGGCCCGTTCGAGCGCCGCGTCTGGGCGCACGTCGCCACCGTGGGGCACGGCGCCACCACGACCTACGGCGCGATCGCCGCGGCGCTCGGCCGCCCGGGCGCGGCCCGCGCGGTCGGCGCCGCCAACGCGCGCAACCCGCTGCCGATCGTCGTCCCGTGCCACCGCGTGATCGGCGCCCAGGGCGCGCTGACCGGCTACGCGGGCGGCCTGGCGGCCAAGCGCACGCTGCTGGCCCACGAGGGCGCGCTGCCGGCCGCCGCGTGA
- a CDS encoding HAMP domain-containing protein, with protein sequence MAGTVAIEDGATRKRRDGGPGQLDPAALQRLIEALDAAADGDFSRRLPARRKGLLGEAEAAFNRLADRSQAQTAELQRVARQIGREGRMTERARTEDASGDFLERVEVVNGLIDDLVRPTTEVARVIVAVAEGDLSQKMAMEIDGQPVKGEFARIGTTVNAMVDQLSSFASEVTRVAREVGTDGKLGGQAEVPGVSGTWADLTESVNSMAANLTGQVRNIAQVTTAVAQGDLSQKITVGARGEILELKDTINTMVDQLGSFADEVTRVAREVGTDGKLGGQAEVRGVSGTWRDLTENVNFMARNLTDQVRGIAQVAGAVAKGDLTQKITVDAKGEVAALADTINAMTDTLSVFAEQVTRVAREVGTEGKLGGQAEVPGVSGTWKDLTESVNSMAENLTGQVRNIALVTTAVAQGDLSQKIEVDARGEILLLKDTINTMVDQLRSFADEVTRVAREVGTEGRLGGQAVVPGVAGTWKDLTDSVNVMARNLTDQVRDIARVTTAVAKGDLTQEVTVDVKGEVLALKRTVNTMVDQLSSFADEVTRVAREVGTEGKLGGQAEVKGVSGTWRDLTENVNFMADNLTHQVRNIAQVTTAVAQGDLSKKITVDARGEILELKDTINTMVDQLRSFAAEVTRVAKEVGTDGRLGGQAEVEDVSGTWRSLTESVNSMATNLTEQVRGIAQVTTAVANGDLSKKITVDAKGEVAALAETINTMVDQLRSFAAEVTRVAREVGTDGKLGGQAQVEGVSGTWRSLTESVNSMAANLTDQVRNIAQVATAVANGDLSQKITVDARGEILELKDTINTMVDQIGSFADEVTRVAREVGTDGSLGGQAEVEGVRGRWRDLTENVNQLASTLTTQLRAIAEVSTAVTQGDLTRTITVEAQGEVAELKDNINQMIANLRETTQINVEQDWLKTNLARLSGMLQGQGDLRQVTRLIMSELTPLVTSQYGAFYLVEGEEDPDLRLVASYGYRRPEGRGARLPLGDGLVGQSAVEGKAILVEDVPEDYVKVSSGLGEARPRNIIVLPVLFEEQVLGVIELASLQAISEVNRAFLEQITETIGVVLNTIRANMRTEELLAQSQSLARELQAKNAEIESARAGLEEKAAQLALSSKYKSEFLANMSHELRTPLNSLLILSRLLADNPDGNLSGQQVEFATTIHSAGNDLLALINDILDLSKVEAGKMELDLGAVALADVCEDVERGFRPVAEEKGLRFDIEIDGALPPSIVTDEQRLQQVLRNLLSNAFKFTPAGSVKLVVAPGADQTIAFTVQDTGVGIGADKLASIFEAFQQADGTTSRKYGGTGLGLSISREISRLLGGEIRVASAVGRGSTFTLVLPLAHRTGEGAASDVPSEPPLAAPPEVTAEAAALLPYDGVEDDRAAIAAGDRVLLVIAHDAEHGRGALAVAREHGFRGLVARRTPLGLALAREHRPDAVLVFAGDGRGERLLGQLKSHPETRHRPVVVAGPAGGRLAALRAGAAAYIDDGGAPGPGAGGGAAALAALDVLERLRTRAVRRLAIVADVKARAALDDATLELLGAGADVEVVTMAPGEALARLAGERADCVVLVVLPGARWPLDVLLGLGSDAEGRLREVPVVVHTPAPLAPEERVAIDAASEGLVVATTAAPERLVDETALFLHRLETQLPQPTRKLLAALRTADQVFQGKRVLIVDDDIRNVFALASVLETRGMKVAFAENGREGIERLRDQPDTDLVLLDVMMPEMDGYETARAIRAMPRFEALPIIQLTAKAMKGDRDKSISAGASDYITKPVDVEQLLALMRVWLHR encoded by the coding sequence ATGGCCGGAACGGTTGCGATCGAGGACGGCGCCACCCGCAAGCGCAGGGACGGAGGCCCGGGGCAGCTCGATCCCGCGGCGCTGCAGCGGCTCATCGAGGCGCTGGACGCCGCGGCCGACGGGGACTTCTCCCGCCGCCTTCCGGCTCGGCGCAAGGGCCTGCTCGGCGAGGCCGAGGCGGCGTTCAACCGGCTCGCCGACCGCAGCCAGGCGCAGACCGCCGAGCTGCAGCGCGTCGCGCGCCAGATCGGCCGCGAGGGACGGATGACCGAACGGGCGCGCACCGAGGACGCCAGCGGCGACTTCCTCGAGCGCGTCGAGGTCGTCAACGGCCTGATCGACGACCTCGTGCGCCCGACGACCGAGGTCGCCCGCGTCATCGTGGCGGTCGCCGAGGGCGACCTGAGCCAGAAGATGGCCATGGAGATCGACGGCCAGCCCGTCAAGGGCGAGTTCGCCCGCATCGGCACCACCGTCAACGCGATGGTCGACCAGCTCTCCTCCTTCGCCTCCGAGGTCACGCGCGTGGCGCGCGAGGTCGGCACGGACGGCAAGCTCGGCGGCCAGGCCGAGGTGCCGGGCGTCTCGGGCACCTGGGCCGACCTCACCGAGTCGGTCAACTCCATGGCGGCCAACCTGACGGGCCAGGTGCGCAACATCGCCCAGGTCACCACCGCGGTGGCCCAGGGCGACCTGTCGCAGAAGATCACCGTCGGCGCGCGCGGCGAGATCCTGGAGCTCAAGGACACCATCAACACGATGGTCGACCAGCTCGGCTCGTTCGCCGACGAGGTCACGCGCGTGGCGCGCGAGGTCGGCACGGACGGCAAGCTCGGCGGCCAGGCCGAGGTCCGCGGCGTGTCGGGCACCTGGCGCGACCTGACCGAGAACGTCAACTTCATGGCGCGCAACCTGACCGACCAGGTCCGCGGCATCGCCCAGGTCGCCGGCGCCGTCGCCAAGGGCGACCTGACGCAGAAGATCACCGTCGACGCCAAGGGCGAGGTCGCCGCGCTGGCCGACACGATCAACGCCATGACCGACACGCTGTCGGTGTTCGCCGAGCAGGTCACGCGCGTGGCGCGCGAGGTCGGCACGGAGGGCAAGCTCGGCGGCCAGGCCGAGGTCCCCGGCGTGTCGGGCACGTGGAAGGACCTCACGGAGTCGGTCAACTCCATGGCCGAGAACCTCACGGGGCAGGTGCGCAACATCGCGCTGGTCACCACGGCGGTGGCCCAGGGCGACCTGTCGCAGAAGATCGAGGTCGACGCGCGCGGCGAGATCCTCCTGCTCAAGGACACCATCAACACGATGGTCGACCAGCTGCGGTCGTTCGCCGACGAGGTCACGCGGGTGGCGCGCGAGGTGGGCACGGAGGGGCGCCTGGGCGGCCAGGCCGTCGTGCCGGGCGTCGCGGGCACGTGGAAGGACCTCACCGACTCGGTCAACGTCATGGCCCGCAACCTGACCGACCAGGTGCGCGACATCGCCCGCGTGACGACCGCGGTGGCCAAGGGCGACCTCACGCAGGAGGTGACGGTCGACGTCAAGGGCGAGGTGCTGGCGCTCAAGCGCACGGTCAACACGATGGTCGACCAGCTCAGCTCGTTCGCCGACGAGGTCACGCGCGTGGCGCGCGAGGTCGGCACGGAGGGCAAGCTCGGCGGCCAGGCCGAGGTCAAGGGCGTCAGCGGCACCTGGCGCGACCTGACCGAGAACGTCAACTTCATGGCCGACAACCTGACCCATCAGGTGCGCAACATCGCCCAGGTCACCACGGCGGTGGCCCAGGGCGACCTGTCCAAGAAGATCACCGTCGACGCCCGCGGCGAGATCCTCGAGCTCAAGGACACCATCAACACGATGGTCGACCAGCTGCGGTCCTTCGCCGCGGAGGTCACGCGCGTCGCCAAGGAGGTCGGCACGGACGGCCGCCTCGGCGGCCAGGCCGAGGTCGAGGACGTGTCGGGCACGTGGCGGTCGCTGACCGAGTCGGTCAACTCCATGGCCACGAACCTGACCGAGCAGGTCCGCGGGATCGCCCAGGTGACGACCGCGGTGGCCAACGGCGACCTCTCCAAGAAGATCACCGTCGACGCCAAGGGCGAGGTCGCGGCGCTGGCCGAGACCATCAACACGATGGTCGACCAGCTGCGGTCCTTCGCCGCCGAGGTCACGCGCGTGGCGCGCGAGGTCGGCACGGACGGCAAGCTCGGCGGCCAGGCGCAGGTCGAGGGCGTCTCGGGCACGTGGCGCTCGCTGACCGAATCGGTCAACTCCATGGCCGCCAACCTGACCGACCAGGTGCGCAACATCGCCCAGGTGGCGACCGCCGTCGCCAACGGCGACCTCTCGCAGAAGATCACCGTCGACGCCCGCGGTGAGATCCTCGAGCTCAAGGACACCATCAACACGATGGTCGACCAGATCGGCTCGTTCGCCGATGAGGTCACGCGCGTGGCGCGCGAGGTCGGCACGGACGGCTCGCTCGGCGGTCAGGCCGAGGTCGAGGGCGTGCGCGGGCGCTGGCGCGACCTGACCGAGAACGTCAACCAGCTCGCCTCGACGCTGACCACGCAGCTGCGCGCGATCGCCGAGGTGTCCACGGCGGTGACGCAGGGCGACCTCACGCGCACGATCACCGTCGAGGCCCAGGGCGAGGTCGCCGAGCTCAAGGACAACATCAACCAGATGATCGCCAACCTGCGCGAGACGACGCAGATCAACGTCGAGCAGGACTGGCTGAAGACGAACCTGGCGCGGCTGTCGGGCATGCTGCAGGGCCAGGGCGACCTGCGCCAGGTCACGCGCCTGATCATGTCCGAGCTCACCCCGCTGGTGACCTCGCAGTACGGCGCCTTCTACCTCGTCGAGGGCGAGGAGGACCCCGACCTGCGGCTCGTGGCCTCCTACGGCTACCGGCGCCCGGAGGGCCGCGGCGCCCGGCTCCCGCTCGGCGACGGGCTCGTCGGGCAGTCGGCGGTCGAGGGCAAGGCGATCCTCGTCGAGGACGTCCCCGAGGACTACGTCAAGGTCTCCTCCGGCCTGGGCGAGGCGCGGCCGCGCAACATCATCGTCCTGCCCGTGCTCTTCGAGGAGCAGGTGCTGGGCGTCATCGAGCTGGCGTCGCTGCAGGCCATCAGCGAGGTCAACCGCGCGTTCCTGGAGCAGATCACCGAGACGATCGGCGTGGTCCTCAACACCATCCGCGCGAACATGCGCACGGAGGAGCTGCTGGCCCAGTCGCAGTCGCTGGCCCGGGAGCTGCAGGCCAAGAACGCCGAGATCGAGAGTGCCCGCGCCGGCCTGGAGGAGAAGGCCGCACAGCTCGCGCTGTCGTCGAAGTACAAGTCGGAGTTCCTGGCCAACATGAGCCATGAGCTGCGCACGCCGCTGAACTCGCTGCTCATCCTGTCGCGGCTGCTGGCCGACAACCCCGACGGCAACCTGTCGGGCCAGCAGGTCGAGTTCGCCACCACGATCCACTCGGCGGGCAACGACCTGCTCGCGCTCATCAACGACATCCTGGACCTGTCCAAGGTGGAGGCGGGCAAGATGGAGCTCGACCTCGGGGCCGTGGCGCTGGCCGACGTCTGCGAGGACGTCGAGCGGGGCTTCCGGCCCGTGGCCGAGGAGAAGGGGCTGCGCTTCGACATCGAGATCGACGGCGCGCTGCCGCCGTCCATCGTCACCGACGAGCAGCGCCTGCAGCAGGTGCTGCGCAACCTGCTGTCCAACGCCTTCAAGTTCACGCCGGCGGGCAGCGTCAAGCTCGTGGTCGCCCCGGGGGCCGATCAGACCATCGCCTTCACGGTCCAGGACACCGGCGTCGGCATCGGCGCCGACAAGCTGGCGTCGATCTTCGAGGCCTTCCAGCAGGCCGACGGCACCACGTCGCGCAAGTACGGCGGGACGGGGCTGGGGCTGTCGATCAGCCGCGAGATCAGCCGGCTGCTGGGCGGCGAGATCCGCGTGGCCTCGGCCGTCGGGCGCGGCTCGACGTTCACGCTGGTACTGCCCCTGGCCCACCGCACGGGGGAGGGGGCGGCGAGCGACGTCCCGTCCGAGCCGCCGCTGGCCGCGCCGCCCGAGGTGACGGCCGAGGCCGCCGCCCTGCTGCCCTACGACGGCGTGGAGGACGACCGCGCGGCCATCGCGGCCGGCGACCGCGTCCTGCTCGTCATCGCCCACGACGCCGAACACGGCCGGGGCGCGCTGGCGGTGGCCCGCGAGCACGGCTTCCGCGGCCTCGTGGCCCGCCGCACTCCGCTCGGGCTCGCGCTCGCGCGCGAGCACCGGCCCGACGCCGTGCTCGTCTTCGCCGGCGACGGCCGTGGCGAGCGCCTGCTCGGCCAGCTGAAGTCCCACCCCGAGACGCGCCATCGCCCCGTCGTCGTCGCCGGCCCGGCCGGCGGGCGGCTGGCCGCCCTGCGCGCGGGCGCCGCGGCCTACATCGACGACGGAGGCGCGCCCGGGCCGGGCGCGGGCGGCGGCGCCGCCGCGCTGGCCGCCCTCGACGTCCTGGAGCGGCTGCGCACCCGCGCGGTGCGGCGCCTGGCGATCGTGGCCGACGTGAAGGCGCGCGCGGCGCTGGACGACGCCACGCTCGAGCTGCTGGGCGCCGGCGCCGACGTCGAGGTCGTCACGATGGCCCCCGGCGAGGCGTTGGCCCGGCTGGCGGGCGAGCGAGCCGACTGCGTCGTGCTCGTCGTGCTGCCCGGCGCGCGCTGGCCGCTGGACGTCCTGCTCGGGCTGGGCTCCGACGCCGAGGGGCGGCTGCGCGAGGTGCCCGTGGTGGTGCACACGCCGGCGCCGCTGGCGCCCGAGGAGCGCGTGGCGATCGACGCCGCGTCGGAGGGGCTCGTCGTGGCCACCACGGCCGCGCCCGAGCGCCTCGTCGACGAGACCGCGCTGTTCCTGCACCGCCTGGAGACCCAGCTGCCCCAGCCCACGCGCAAGCTGCTGGCCGCCCTGCGCACGGCCGACCAGGTCTTCCAGGGCAAGCGGGTGCTCATCGTCGACGACGACATCCGCAACGTGTTCGCCCTGGCCAGCGTGCTCGAGACGCGCGGGATGAAGGTCGCCTTCGCCGAGAACGGCCGGGAGGGCATCGAGCGGCTGCGCGACCAGCCCGACACCGACCTCGTGCTGCTCGACGTGATGATGCCCGAGATGGACGGCTACGAGACCGCGCGCGCCATCCGGGCGATGCCGCGATTCGAGGCGCTGCCGATCATCCAGCTGACGGCCAAGGCCATGAAGGGCGACCGCGACAAGTCGATCAGCGCGGGGGCCAGCGACTACATCACCAAGCCCGTCGACGTCGAGCAGCTCCTCGCGCTCATGCGGGTGTGGCTGCACCGCTGA